Proteins found in one Chloroflexota bacterium genomic segment:
- a CDS encoding carbohydrate ABC transporter permease yields MLIALGAVIAFLMPLGYMGTTAFKTIQQIIDPHSVLLPSSPMTYNYQGKDYTLYQVPTEQGIRTLALVEPGREESGWIDPANPAAGIITWVGRWRTLEPVYEIRPTLDNFPRAWDQINFPRLFRNTLFISLSSTLGAVISSIFVAYGFARFRFRGKNTLFLLLMASIILPTQVTLIPQYIFFRSIGWGGTWLPLIVPHFFANAYNVFLLRQYFRGIPRDLDEAATIDGANPLRILFSVIIPQSWSALTAVSLFHFFWAWNDFFTPLVYLQGNPELYPISVGLTEFTNAFTTQPGLAMAAAMMTLALPAVLFFSAQRAFMQGIVITGVEK; encoded by the coding sequence ATGCTGATCGCGCTCGGCGCGGTCATCGCTTTCTTGATGCCGTTGGGTTACATGGGGACGACTGCGTTCAAGACGATTCAACAGATCATTGACCCTCATTCGGTGCTCTTGCCTTCAAGCCCAATGACGTACAATTACCAGGGAAAAGATTACACGCTGTATCAAGTTCCGACCGAGCAAGGTATCCGAACGCTCGCACTCGTCGAACCCGGACGCGAGGAGAGTGGCTGGATCGATCCGGCGAATCCGGCGGCGGGCATCATCACCTGGGTCGGTCGTTGGCGCACGCTGGAGCCGGTCTACGAAATCAGACCAACGCTCGATAACTTTCCGAGAGCGTGGGATCAGATCAACTTTCCGCGTCTGTTCCGCAACACGCTCTTTATCTCTCTCAGCAGCACGCTCGGCGCGGTGATCTCTTCGATCTTTGTCGCGTACGGTTTCGCGCGCTTTCGTTTTCGCGGCAAAAACACGTTGTTCCTCCTCCTGATGGCGTCCATCATTCTGCCGACGCAGGTCACATTGATCCCCCAGTACATTTTCTTCCGCTCGATTGGCTGGGGCGGCACATGGTTGCCGCTCATCGTTCCGCATTTCTTCGCGAATGCCTATAACGTCTTTTTGCTCCGGCAATACTTTCGCGGCATTCCGCGCGACCTGGACGAAGCCGCGACGATTGATGGCGCGAATCCACTTCGCATCTTGTTCTCGGTGATCATCCCGCAGTCCTGGTCCGCGCTCACGGCAGTTTCGCTCTTTCACTTTTTTTGGGCGTGGAACGATTTCTTCACGCCGTTGGTGTACCTGCAAGGCAACCCAGAACTCTATCCGATCTCTGTTGGGCTAACCGAATTCACTAACGCATTCACGACGCAACCTGGGTTGGCGATGGCGGCGGCGATGATGACGCTCGCATTGCCGGCGGTCCTCTTCTTCTCGGCGCAGCGCGCGTTCATGCAGGGGATTGTGATTACTGGAGTGGAGAAATGA
- a CDS encoding glycosyl transferase, with amino-acid sequence MRYGYFDDEHREYVITQPDTPLPWINYLGSQNHFGIISNTAGGYSFYRDARLRRLTRYRYNNVPLDYGGRYIYLRDDAHAEFWSPTWQPTQTPLDDYECRHGLGYTIIGSTHKQIRAAIRYYVPLEENLEVWQLTLTNLRDTPASLSIFSCVEFCLWDANDDATNFQRNFNTGQVEVEDDVIYHKTEYRERRNHFAYFACSEPLAGFDTQRDDFLGAYRGWDRPRVVERGASFNSIAHGWQPIGSHHIRVTLAPNESRTIIFLLGYHENPPDQKFDPPDSQTINKSTLKPTIPKYLNAANADAAFDALRDYWDRLLGNFQVNTPDVHTNRMVNTWNAYQCMVTFNLSRSASQFESGIGRGMGFRDSNQDLLGFVHMIPQRARERILDIAATQLPSGGAYHQYQPLTKRGNDAIGSNFNDDPLWLILGVAAYLKETGDWTILDARVPYDNRAGSETPLYEHLQRAIQYTLDRLGPHGLPLIGRADWNDCLNLNCFSDTPGESFQTTTNKDGKVAESVMIAGLFVVAAKELAAIAEHDKRNTNAAHYRDAANKMQTTVLAHGWDGEWFLRAYDDFGNKVGSHECAEGKIFVEPQGWCVMAGIGIAEGHAARALESVAQHLATPHGIILQQPAYSRYYLNLGEISSYPPGYKENAGIFCHTNPWVMIAETLIGNGDRAHDYYLRINPAAREEISETHRCEPYVYAQMIAGRDAPTHGEAKNSWLTGTAAWNYVAITQAILGIRPTFDGLQIAPVCPRAWRSFTATRVFRGVTYHIDVARVGDGNHVALIVDGKPIEGDIVPPSTDGARMVHVHATLR; translated from the coding sequence ATGCGCTACGGATACTTTGACGACGAACACCGCGAGTACGTTATCACACAACCCGACACGCCGCTGCCTTGGATCAATTACCTGGGCAGCCAAAATCATTTCGGCATCATCTCCAACACTGCCGGCGGCTATTCGTTCTATCGCGATGCGCGTTTGCGCCGATTGACGCGTTATCGCTACAACAATGTTCCGCTCGATTATGGCGGGCGCTACATTTATCTGCGCGACGACGCGCACGCAGAATTCTGGTCACCCACCTGGCAGCCGACGCAAACTCCGCTTGACGATTACGAATGTCGGCACGGACTCGGGTACACGATCATCGGCTCGACGCACAAACAAATTCGCGCGGCAATTCGCTACTATGTTCCGCTCGAGGAAAATCTCGAAGTGTGGCAACTGACGCTGACGAATTTGCGCGACACGCCCGCGTCCCTCTCGATTTTTTCTTGCGTCGAATTTTGTTTATGGGATGCGAACGACGACGCGACGAATTTTCAGCGCAACTTTAACACCGGTCAAGTCGAAGTCGAAGATGACGTGATCTATCACAAGACCGAGTACCGCGAGCGCCGCAATCATTTTGCGTACTTTGCCTGTTCTGAACCGCTCGCCGGATTCGATACCCAGCGCGATGATTTTCTCGGCGCGTACCGCGGCTGGGATCGTCCGCGCGTAGTCGAACGCGGCGCGTCGTTCAATTCGATCGCGCACGGTTGGCAGCCGATTGGTTCGCATCACATTCGCGTGACGCTTGCGCCGAATGAATCGCGCACGATCATTTTTCTGCTGGGCTATCACGAAAATCCGCCCGATCAAAAATTCGATCCACCCGATTCGCAAACGATCAATAAGAGTACACTCAAGCCCACTATTCCGAAATATTTGAATGCCGCGAACGCAGACGCAGCATTCGATGCGCTGCGCGATTACTGGGATCGCTTGCTTGGCAATTTTCAAGTGAACACGCCGGACGTTCACACGAATCGCATGGTGAATACTTGGAATGCGTACCAGTGCATGGTGACGTTCAACCTCTCGCGTTCTGCCTCGCAGTTCGAATCCGGCATTGGGCGCGGGATGGGGTTCCGCGATTCGAACCAGGACTTACTCGGTTTCGTGCACATGATTCCGCAGCGCGCGCGCGAACGCATCCTCGATATTGCCGCGACCCAACTGCCGAGCGGCGGTGCGTATCACCAATATCAGCCGCTCACCAAACGCGGCAACGATGCGATCGGCAGCAACTTTAACGACGACCCGTTGTGGCTGATCCTGGGTGTCGCCGCGTACCTCAAAGAGACCGGCGATTGGACGATTCTTGACGCGCGCGTGCCGTACGACAATCGCGCGGGAAGCGAGACGCCGCTGTACGAACACTTGCAACGCGCGATTCAATACACGCTCGATCGCCTGGGTCCGCACGGCTTGCCGCTCATCGGTCGCGCGGACTGGAACGATTGTCTCAACCTCAATTGTTTTTCCGATACCCCGGGCGAATCATTTCAGACGACGACGAACAAGGACGGCAAGGTCGCCGAGTCGGTGATGATCGCCGGGTTGTTTGTCGTCGCGGCGAAAGAACTTGCCGCCATCGCAGAACATGACAAGCGCAACACGAATGCCGCGCACTATCGCGACGCCGCGAACAAAATGCAAACGACGGTACTCGCGCACGGCTGGGATGGCGAATGGTTCTTGCGCGCGTATGATGATTTTGGGAACAAGGTCGGCTCGCACGAATGTGCGGAAGGAAAAATTTTCGTCGAACCCCAGGGCTGGTGCGTGATGGCAGGAATCGGAATTGCCGAGGGACACGCGGCGCGCGCGCTCGAATCGGTCGCGCAACATTTGGCGACGCCGCATGGAATTATTTTGCAGCAGCCGGCGTACTCGCGCTACTACTTAAACCTGGGCGAAATTTCGTCGTATCCGCCGGGCTATAAAGAAAACGCCGGAATTTTTTGCCACACAAATCCCTGGGTGATGATCGCCGAAACGCTAATTGGCAACGGCGACCGCGCGCACGATTATTATTTGCGGATCAATCCAGCGGCGCGCGAAGAAATTAGCGAGACGCATCGGTGCGAGCCGTACGTCTACGCGCAGATGATCGCCGGGCGCGATGCGCCGACGCATGGCGAGGCGAAAAATTCGTGGCTCACCGGCACGGCGGCGTGGAACTATGTCGCGATCACACAAGCGATCCTGGGCATTCGCCCGACATTCGACGGTTTGCAGATCGCGCCGGTTTGTCCGCGCGCGTGGCGCAGTTTTACGGCGACGCGCGTTTTTCGCGGTGTGACGTATCACATTGATGTTGCGCGCGTGGGCGATGGCAATCACGTCGCGCTGATCGTGGATGGCAAGCCGATTGAAGGCGACATCGTGCCACCATCAACTGATGGAGCGCGCATGGTACATGTCCACGCGACATTGAGATGA